The following proteins come from a genomic window of Candidatus Zixiibacteriota bacterium:
- a CDS encoding ABC transporter ATP-binding protein, with translation MIRVTGLRKQFPGLIAVDDVSFDIPAGETFGLLGPNGAGKTTTIGMIVGVLKPDHGTVTIDGVDDSTKPTVRKSIGNSPQALALYDDLTAVENLRFFGRLYGLSGRVLSERVTAILDLVGLTERRLDRVKTFSGGMQRRLNLGCALVHDPPILLLDEPTVGVDPQSRNLIFEKIEELKKQGRTIVYTTHYMEEAQRLCDRVAIIDHGRILALDTVRELIARHGGKAVVAADLNTIPDDRSLLPAPLDGDHLRFETNYPMEDIARLARSGLDFRTLAVDQPDLESVFLNLTGRRLRD, from the coding sequence ATGATTAGAGTTACCGGGCTCCGCAAGCAGTTCCCTGGCCTGATCGCCGTCGACGACGTCTCCTTTGATATCCCCGCCGGCGAAACTTTCGGCCTGCTCGGACCGAACGGCGCCGGCAAAACCACTACCATCGGCATGATCGTCGGCGTCCTCAAGCCCGATCACGGTACCGTCACCATCGACGGCGTCGATGACTCCACGAAGCCGACCGTCCGAAAAAGCATCGGCAACTCGCCGCAGGCCCTCGCCCTGTACGATGACCTCACCGCCGTCGAGAACCTTCGCTTCTTCGGCCGCCTCTACGGACTATCCGGCCGAGTGCTGAGCGAGCGGGTCACCGCCATCCTCGATCTCGTCGGCCTGACCGAACGCCGCCTCGACCGCGTGAAAACATTCTCCGGCGGAATGCAGCGACGGCTCAACCTCGGCTGCGCGCTCGTCCACGACCCGCCTATCCTGCTGCTCGACGAACCCACTGTCGGCGTCGATCCGCAGTCCCGAAACCTGATCTTCGAAAAGATTGAGGAACTCAAAAAACAGGGCCGTACGATCGTATACACGACCCACTACATGGAAGAAGCTCAGCGGCTCTGTGACCGGGTCGCCATCATCGACCACGGCAGGATTCTCGCCCTCGACACCGTCCGTGAACTGATCGCCCGCCACGGCGGCAAAGCCGTTGTCGCCGCCGACCTGAACACTATTCCCGATGACCGGTCCCTCCTCCCCGCGCCGTTGGACGGCGACCATCTCCGCTTCGAGACGAACTACCCCATGGAAGACATCGCGCGACTCGCCCGCTCGGGTCTGGACTTCCGCACGCTCGCCGTCGACCAGCCCGACCTCGAAAGCGTCTTTCTGAACCTCACCGGACGGAGGCTCCGCGACTGA
- the yedF gene encoding sulfurtransferase-like selenium metabolism protein YedF: MTLDKDLLLILKSSGIGDGEIDLGNKLMRSFLSMLVEMGQIPARIICMNSGVFLTTVDSPVEDILKTMEAKGTLILSCGTCLDYFNRRDKLVVGQPSNMRETVESMLHFRKVITP, translated from the coding sequence ATGACCCTTGACAAAGACTTACTGCTTATCCTGAAGTCCTCCGGCATCGGAGACGGTGAAATCGATCTCGGCAACAAGCTAATGCGTTCGTTCCTGTCCATGCTGGTTGAGATGGGCCAGATTCCCGCTCGTATTATTTGCATGAACTCCGGCGTCTTTCTCACCACCGTGGACTCCCCTGTCGAAGACATCCTGAAAACGATGGAGGCCAAAGGAACCCTGATACTCTCATGCGGTACCTGCCTCGATTACTTCAATCGCCGTGACAAGCTCGTGGTCGGACAACCGTCAAACATGCGCGAGACCGTTGAATCCATGCTGCACTTCAGGAAAGTCATCACACCGTGA